A single genomic interval of Fibrobacter sp. UWB13 harbors:
- the purF gene encoding amidophosphoribosyltransferase, which produces MLEELHEECGVIGIYNGDNVARNVAMGLYALQHRGQESAGFAVSDGDKVRVRKSMGLVSTLLRDYNIDELQGFAGIGHVRYSTTGASTLANAQPILISCKWGQIAVAHNGNITNAPELRAEMEADGHIFQTTSDSEILLHEIARTKADTLGEAIKIAITKFTGSFCLVFLSKDTMYVARDGYGFRPLSIARMGKSWCVASETCAFDLLGANYVRDIQPGEFLTITKNGLHSERFTQKDRLAHCIFEYIYFSRPDSKIFEQSCDKIRRKMGKQLAKECPVDADIVISVPDSATTAALGYAQASGICFEIGLLRNHYVGRTFIDPTQNVREQKVRLKFNPIEGVLKNKRVCVVEDSIVRGTTLRILSRMLRDAGALEVHIRIASPPVAHPCFFGMDFPSQGELAASSMTPDEIAKMLGVESLGYLSVEGMKNCTGEGENYCAACFDNCYPDYIGAHAEKTRCG; this is translated from the coding sequence ATGCTCGAAGAATTGCATGAAGAATGCGGCGTCATCGGTATCTATAACGGTGATAATGTGGCCCGCAATGTAGCCATGGGACTTTACGCATTGCAGCACCGCGGTCAAGAAAGTGCCGGGTTCGCTGTTTCTGACGGAGACAAAGTCCGAGTCCGCAAGTCCATGGGTCTGGTTTCCACCCTTTTAAGAGATTACAACATCGACGAACTGCAAGGTTTTGCAGGTATCGGACACGTGCGTTACAGCACAACAGGTGCCTCCACCCTCGCGAACGCTCAGCCGATTTTGATCAGCTGCAAATGGGGACAAATCGCAGTCGCCCACAACGGGAACATCACAAACGCTCCCGAACTCCGCGCCGAGATGGAAGCCGACGGTCATATTTTCCAGACCACATCCGATTCTGAAATTCTCCTGCACGAAATCGCCCGCACCAAGGCGGACACTTTAGGCGAAGCCATCAAGATTGCCATTACCAAATTTACCGGCAGCTTCTGCCTCGTATTCTTAAGCAAAGACACAATGTACGTCGCCCGCGACGGTTACGGTTTTAGACCTCTTTCGATTGCCCGCATGGGTAAATCCTGGTGCGTCGCTAGCGAAACTTGCGCTTTCGACTTGCTCGGTGCAAACTACGTTCGCGACATCCAGCCCGGCGAATTCTTGACCATTACCAAGAACGGTCTCCATTCCGAACGCTTTACGCAAAAAGACCGCCTCGCCCACTGCATTTTCGAATACATTTACTTCAGCCGTCCGGACTCCAAGATTTTCGAACAAAGCTGCGACAAGATTCGCCGTAAGATGGGCAAGCAACTCGCCAAGGAATGCCCGGTCGATGCCGATATCGTTATTTCTGTGCCGGATAGCGCCACCACAGCCGCGCTCGGTTACGCACAAGCTAGCGGCATCTGTTTTGAAATTGGACTTTTGAGAAACCATTACGTGGGCCGTACATTCATCGACCCGACGCAGAACGTCCGCGAACAGAAAGTCCGCTTAAAGTTCAACCCGATTGAAGGTGTGCTTAAGAACAAACGAGTTTGCGTCGTCGAAGACTCCATCGTTCGCGGCACAACACTCCGCATTCTCTCTAGAATGCTCCGTGATGCAGGCGCCCTCGAAGTGCACATCCGCATCGCATCGCCTCCAGTCGCGCACCCGTGCTTCTTCGGGATGGACTTCCCGAGCCAGGGCGAACTTGCCGCAAGCTCCATGACTCCCGATGAAATCGCTAAGATGCTCGGCGTCGAAAGCCTCGGCTACCTGAGCGTCGAAGGCATGAAGAATTGCACTGGTGAAGGCGAAAACTACTGCGCCGCATGCTTTGATAACTGCTACCCCGACTACATCGGCGCCCACGCCGAAAAGACGAGATGCGGGTAA
- the tsaB gene encoding tRNA (adenosine(37)-N6)-threonylcarbamoyltransferase complex dimerization subunit type 1 TsaB has translation MNYDLFVDTSRKGIAMALCADSVYEEMVDPSAKGEILSASLDNLLAKVGATLDDVKRVMVTVGPGSFSGLRTGVAFCQGLCFSGKRNLYGVTTLQALACFAGVSDESVAVVIRARNGFWYLRLNNEESFIETADVVARLQASSVKNAVVDAAALADEALVAVFKDKGIATTLDTDKKLNMWTPLFDTVKPSLIQEANYIQPSYFEKLKT, from the coding sequence ATGAACTACGATCTTTTTGTAGACACATCCCGAAAGGGTATTGCAATGGCGCTGTGCGCGGACTCCGTGTACGAAGAAATGGTCGATCCGTCTGCCAAGGGCGAAATTCTGAGCGCAAGCTTGGATAACCTTTTGGCTAAGGTCGGCGCCACTCTCGATGACGTGAAGCGCGTCATGGTGACTGTCGGACCGGGTTCGTTCAGCGGACTGCGCACGGGCGTTGCATTCTGCCAGGGGCTTTGCTTCAGCGGCAAACGCAATTTGTATGGTGTGACGACATTGCAAGCACTCGCCTGCTTTGCCGGCGTTTCCGATGAATCTGTAGCAGTCGTAATTCGTGCACGCAATGGATTCTGGTACTTGCGCTTGAACAACGAAGAGAGCTTTATCGAAACTGCAGATGTCGTTGCACGACTCCAGGCAAGTTCTGTGAAGAACGCCGTTGTCGATGCAGCTGCACTTGCAGACGAAGCGCTCGTCGCCGTGTTCAAGGACAAGGGAATCGCAACGACTCTCGACACCGATAAGAAGCTCAACATGTGGACTCCGCTTTTTGATACAGTGAAGCCTTCGCTCATTCAAGAAGCGAACTACATCCAGCCCTCTTACTTCGAGAAGCTGAAAACTTAG
- a CDS encoding D-alanine--D-alanine ligase, translating to MSRLRVLVLMGGPSTEHDVSVVSGTGVVRAMDPEKYNIHPVLIDKDGTWHWSSRELSPYQKANFSANYFHSLEGSAANKKKSPALSELPSADIAFLALHGKWGEDGHIQAMLENWNIPYTGCGLLASALAMDKIKSKEIYRANGILTPPYRVIWKHDFTGDTLVSVADELGYPLVIKDPLGGSSIGIGIAKNLDEAGKIAQDLFKDSNRLLCEKFIAGGEASCGYIEGEKPLPPTEMRMTTREYFDFEAKYNGECQEVTPAEFAPELTARIQELVKNAHYALGGAGYSRTDVRITKDGELFAIETNTLPGMTPTSLLPQQAACVGITYSQLIDLIIDKSLEIKR from the coding sequence ATGTCCCGTTTACGCGTTTTGGTATTGATGGGCGGTCCATCTACTGAACATGATGTTTCTGTCGTTAGCGGTACTGGCGTTGTGCGCGCCATGGATCCGGAAAAGTACAATATCCACCCGGTGCTCATCGACAAGGACGGCACCTGGCACTGGTCTTCCCGTGAACTTTCTCCATACCAGAAAGCAAATTTCTCGGCAAACTATTTCCACAGCCTCGAAGGTTCAGCCGCCAACAAGAAGAAGTCTCCGGCACTTTCGGAACTCCCGTCAGCTGACATCGCATTCCTCGCCCTCCACGGCAAGTGGGGCGAAGACGGCCACATCCAGGCAATGCTCGAAAACTGGAACATTCCGTACACGGGTTGCGGCCTTTTGGCATCGGCACTCGCCATGGACAAGATCAAGTCCAAAGAAATTTACCGTGCAAATGGCATCCTGACTCCGCCTTACCGCGTGATCTGGAAGCACGACTTTACCGGTGACACACTCGTAAGCGTTGCCGACGAACTCGGATACCCGCTCGTGATCAAGGACCCGCTGGGAGGCTCTTCCATCGGCATTGGCATCGCCAAGAATCTCGACGAAGCCGGCAAGATTGCACAGGACTTGTTCAAGGATTCTAACCGTTTGCTCTGCGAAAAGTTCATCGCCGGTGGCGAAGCGAGCTGCGGTTACATCGAAGGTGAAAAGCCGCTCCCGCCGACTGAAATGCGCATGACGACCCGTGAATACTTTGACTTCGAAGCGAAGTACAACGGCGAATGCCAGGAAGTCACTCCGGCTGAATTTGCACCGGAACTTACCGCTCGCATCCAGGAACTTGTGAAGAACGCCCACTACGCTTTGGGCGGCGCTGGCTATAGCCGCACGGACGTCCGCATCACGAAGGACGGCGAACTCTTTGCAATTGAAACGAACACGCTCCCGGGCATGACCCCGACATCGCTGTTGCCGCAACAGGCAGCTTGCGTTGGCATCACCTACAGCCAGCTCATCGACCTCATCATCGACAAGAGCTTGGAGATTAAGCGTTAG
- a CDS encoding NAD(P)-dependent oxidoreductase produces the protein MRVFVTGGTGFIGHYVVKALLEKGHEVVVATRHPNKVPTLRANPNVSFVEAALTDFEKMGEGLIGCDACIHVALGWGDSPSAMLMNDTRATVALLEMSARAGCEKFIMTSSTSAMGRVRSEMRETTSNMPIDLYGATKAAGEAFVLGFSHGYGSQFPEVKMKRNIIRPGYTFGNPAFPDGCSQPDRRFFEMAYAVKENRDINIIKNDGTQFIHASQQAQIYMKLLESDYNEEIFLGLGSEWISWKEIAQKMIALKPGCTSKIVETDMGWSDDPMLYDVQKIKDCFGLAFDAHDFLDEHIRWTFENA, from the coding sequence ATGCGAGTTTTTGTAACGGGTGGAACTGGTTTTATTGGCCATTACGTGGTCAAGGCGCTTTTGGAGAAAGGTCACGAAGTTGTTGTCGCAACGCGCCACCCGAACAAGGTGCCGACATTAAGAGCTAATCCGAACGTCTCGTTTGTCGAGGCTGCTCTTACGGATTTTGAAAAAATGGGCGAAGGCCTGATTGGTTGCGACGCTTGCATCCATGTGGCTCTTGGCTGGGGCGATTCCCCGAGCGCTATGCTCATGAACGATACCCGTGCAACGGTGGCTCTTTTGGAAATGTCCGCTCGTGCAGGCTGTGAAAAGTTTATCATGACGAGTAGTACTTCGGCTATGGGCCGTGTGCGTTCCGAAATGCGCGAAACCACAAGCAATATGCCGATTGACTTGTACGGCGCCACCAAGGCGGCGGGCGAAGCTTTTGTACTTGGCTTTAGCCACGGTTACGGAAGCCAGTTCCCCGAAGTCAAGATGAAGCGCAACATCATTCGTCCGGGATATACGTTTGGCAATCCGGCGTTCCCCGATGGCTGTTCGCAGCCGGACCGTCGCTTCTTTGAAATGGCTTACGCCGTCAAGGAAAACCGCGATATCAACATCATCAAGAACGATGGCACGCAGTTTATCCATGCTTCCCAGCAGGCTCAAATTTATATGAAATTGCTGGAATCCGACTACAATGAAGAAATCTTCTTGGGACTCGGATCCGAATGGATTAGCTGGAAGGAAATTGCGCAGAAGATGATTGCCCTCAAGCCGGGTTGTACTTCTAAGATTGTGGAAACTGACATGGGCTGGAGCGACGATCCGATGCTCTATGATGTTCAGAAAATCAAGGATTGCTTCGGTCTTGCGTTTGACGCTCACGACTTCTTAGACGAACACATCCGCTGGACTTTCGAAAACGCATAA
- a CDS encoding glycoside hydrolase family 9 protein: protein MNAKIHYCHPGYVPSASKTFLVAFSEDVYLPSVKFKILDSDSREVYKGETEKISRCAYTGECLYKGFFTAVTAPGRYQIVLEDFDVKSHFFEVSDEWLVRELKANIKSFYYQRSGVELPERLAGIWARPAAHLDDKLEFHPTMERAGLWNAHGGWYDAGDYGKYIVNGGVSVATLMLGCELMQAHSQKSSIVGGAAFKETYELPVSLLDEIRFELEFFLRMQDEDGGVFFKVTPYRWDGFVTPLESDASQKRYILGKSTSSALNFAGALAQAHHVYANVDSEFAEKCLFASIRAFLWAEKNPEVDWPHNTEGSGGYGDSDLGDDFFWARAMLYRELKNVESIADVGVAGMLERLKSQLLVDMDTYLPTYGLQWRSTQNLAWFALATTDCKWKDRARMAFKYTADEILHLQNEDPYELSIRKFIWGSNGDIANHALTLYLAYEWLDELKYRNAAMEQIEFIYGKNPVDVSFVTGSAWSSPKFPHHRISHSDGVDEPVPGLVVGGINEDRQDTHRNPHYLGEARGMSYADEQCSFASNEVAINWSAPLTAVLLLLSA, encoded by the coding sequence ATGAACGCGAAAATCCATTATTGTCATCCCGGTTACGTTCCCTCGGCTTCCAAGACTTTTTTGGTGGCTTTTTCGGAGGACGTTTATTTGCCTTCGGTCAAGTTCAAAATTTTGGACAGCGATTCTCGCGAAGTCTATAAGGGCGAGACTGAAAAAATTTCCCGTTGCGCATATACGGGCGAGTGTTTGTACAAAGGCTTTTTTACTGCAGTAACGGCACCGGGGCGATATCAGATTGTCCTGGAAGACTTTGATGTGAAGTCGCATTTTTTTGAAGTCTCGGATGAATGGCTCGTTCGCGAACTCAAGGCAAATATCAAGTCGTTTTATTACCAACGGAGCGGTGTCGAATTGCCGGAACGCTTGGCAGGGATTTGGGCTCGCCCGGCGGCGCACTTGGATGACAAGCTGGAATTCCACCCGACGATGGAACGTGCTGGGCTTTGGAACGCTCATGGTGGCTGGTATGATGCTGGAGATTACGGCAAGTACATTGTGAATGGTGGGGTGAGCGTGGCGACGCTGATGCTTGGCTGCGAACTCATGCAGGCTCATTCTCAAAAGTCTTCGATTGTTGGTGGGGCGGCGTTCAAGGAAACGTACGAACTGCCGGTAAGCTTGCTTGATGAAATCCGTTTTGAACTGGAATTTTTCTTGCGCATGCAAGACGAAGATGGTGGCGTATTTTTCAAGGTAACGCCTTACCGTTGGGATGGCTTTGTGACTCCGTTGGAATCGGATGCTTCTCAAAAGCGCTACATTCTTGGCAAGTCTACATCTTCGGCTTTGAATTTTGCGGGCGCGCTTGCACAGGCGCATCACGTTTACGCAAATGTCGATAGCGAATTTGCAGAAAAATGTTTGTTTGCTAGTATCCGGGCTTTCCTTTGGGCTGAGAAAAATCCCGAAGTTGATTGGCCGCACAATACGGAAGGCAGCGGCGGCTATGGCGATTCTGATTTAGGCGATGACTTTTTCTGGGCGCGAGCCATGCTGTACCGCGAACTGAAAAATGTTGAAAGTATCGCTGATGTGGGCGTTGCCGGGATGCTTGAACGCCTGAAAAGTCAATTATTGGTGGATATGGATACGTACTTGCCGACGTATGGTTTGCAATGGCGTTCGACTCAGAACTTGGCTTGGTTTGCTTTGGCAACGACTGATTGCAAGTGGAAAGACCGTGCTCGAATGGCGTTCAAGTACACAGCCGATGAAATTTTGCATTTGCAAAATGAAGACCCGTATGAACTTTCGATCCGCAAGTTTATTTGGGGGAGCAATGGCGATATTGCGAACCATGCGCTGACTTTGTATTTGGCGTATGAATGGCTTGATGAATTGAAGTATCGCAATGCGGCGATGGAACAAATTGAATTTATTTACGGCAAGAATCCTGTGGACGTGAGCTTTGTAACAGGCTCGGCGTGGAGTTCTCCGAAGTTCCCGCACCATCGCATTAGCCATTCTGATGGCGTTGATGAACCTGTGCCGGGACTTGTCGTTGGTGGCATTAACGAAGACCGCCAAGATACTCATCGAAATCCGCATTATTTGGGCGAAGCTCGTGGCATGTCCTATGCTGACGAACAATGCTCTTTTGCGAGTAATGAAGTCGCTATTAACTGGAGTGCACCGTTGACCGCTGTACTTTTATTGCTAAGCGCTTAA
- the rimI gene encoding ribosomal protein S18-alanine N-acetyltransferase, producing MQLRNMTESDLPQVLELQRELAFQDWNEKQFSSEIRASYAYCVVCEEADKLLGYAIFHLLGPDSELLSIATRTSEQRKGIGSQLLKAGLDKLTESGDQCFLEVRDGNAKARAFYEKHGFKLYSVRKKYYSDGEDAALYKFSR from the coding sequence ATGCAGTTGCGAAATATGACAGAATCCGATTTGCCACAAGTTCTCGAATTGCAACGGGAACTTGCGTTTCAGGATTGGAACGAAAAGCAATTTTCGTCGGAAATCCGTGCAAGTTACGCGTACTGCGTTGTTTGTGAAGAAGCCGACAAGCTTTTAGGCTACGCAATATTCCATTTGCTCGGTCCCGATTCCGAACTGTTAAGTATTGCGACACGCACATCTGAACAGCGCAAGGGCATCGGGAGCCAGCTTTTGAAAGCGGGCTTGGACAAACTCACCGAAAGTGGAGACCAATGCTTTTTAGAAGTTCGCGATGGCAACGCCAAGGCTCGCGCCTTTTACGAGAAGCACGGATTCAAGCTGTATAGCGTTCGCAAGAAATATTATTCCGATGGCGAAGACGCCGCATTGTACAAATTCAGCAGGTAA
- a CDS encoding DUF748 domain-containing protein, which translates to MKKPLKITLIVLGSLILLYFVTLLVAPKIARSYIEEHSKEMIGRSITIKDISLNPFTYVLDVDTLAVMEADDKTRFVAFDKFSMNINPLKLFTRTLDISDIYMKALYVRVKQHGERFNFSDILDFLAQKDSLYYAEHPEEKKVESDSSKSAAEIAAGLPVKLSLRNIVFDKGNIIYQDTKVGSKFHLKDFSINIPAIYLEDNSTGVDVSLKFADGGDLSVKVDANMATYDFNIFLNLNRFALSCIKPYLNDSINYKDFSGYLSANIAISGNINSILASNVKGKVSLDKIDLTEVSGSKLGAENVTVGINKANIVDNEFLIDSVIVDGAFAHIDLFKNGKNNFDILLSPKGKVEESATDSTAAESTPAEPVAETAENTKQESADTTKVAADTTSAATAEKSAAAKKLKAKINKLLVKNTVVTATDHTIIRPFNYKVSAITVSGQNINYDTPCDVTVSAAFPEGGSLSLKYHGALSNLKTMDIYISIKNLVLKHFSNYSLHYTAYPLKAGTLAFASENKIVDRNLDSKNTIDIYNITVGDKVDDIDPEYTVPMKIGLYILKDKDDKIQFDVPVKGNLDDPEFSYGKIIWKTVVNLLVKVAISPFRLVGNLAMAGANALGFDLGKNNEVLIDANTETFTSEQYAKAIKMTEMLQKDPKLMLTFTQYYNPRKTAKEYKVKQLKIDFYKQKNNKTELNELDYRAIEEIKDKDKEFQAYVKEHSAEIDKNYMMKVLPQMATKRNNDLLKVLRAQPGVTKKNLKVITAPRDALRGYKDKPMYKVNVDVQ; encoded by the coding sequence ATGAAAAAGCCACTCAAAATTACCCTCATTGTATTAGGATCTCTGATCCTCCTCTACTTCGTCACACTACTCGTAGCGCCCAAGATTGCACGTAGCTACATCGAAGAGCACTCCAAGGAAATGATTGGCCGAAGCATCACCATCAAGGACATCAGCCTGAACCCGTTCACCTACGTTTTGGACGTAGATACGCTCGCGGTCATGGAAGCGGACGACAAGACCCGCTTTGTCGCGTTCGACAAGTTCAGCATGAACATCAACCCGCTAAAGCTCTTCACGAGAACGCTCGACATCAGCGACATCTACATGAAGGCGCTTTACGTTCGAGTCAAACAGCATGGCGAGCGCTTCAACTTTAGCGACATTCTGGATTTTCTAGCCCAAAAGGATAGCCTCTACTACGCCGAGCACCCCGAAGAAAAGAAAGTCGAATCGGACAGCAGCAAGAGCGCTGCAGAAATTGCGGCAGGCCTCCCCGTCAAGCTCAGCCTCCGCAACATCGTATTTGACAAAGGCAATATTATATATCAGGACACAAAGGTCGGCTCCAAGTTCCACCTCAAGGATTTCTCGATTAACATCCCCGCCATTTACCTCGAAGACAACTCGACCGGTGTCGACGTGAGCCTCAAGTTCGCAGACGGCGGTGACCTCAGCGTCAAGGTCGACGCCAACATGGCAACATACGACTTCAATATTTTCCTGAACCTGAACCGTTTTGCCCTCAGCTGCATCAAGCCGTACCTGAACGATTCCATCAACTACAAGGACTTCTCCGGTTACCTCTCCGCCAACATCGCTATCAGCGGAAACATCAACAGCATCCTCGCCTCGAACGTCAAGGGCAAGGTTTCGCTTGACAAGATTGACCTCACCGAAGTCAGCGGAAGCAAGCTCGGCGCAGAAAACGTCACGGTCGGCATCAACAAGGCAAACATCGTAGATAACGAATTCCTCATCGACTCCGTCATCGTGGATGGCGCATTTGCCCATATCGACTTGTTCAAGAACGGCAAAAACAATTTTGATATTCTCCTCTCCCCGAAGGGCAAAGTCGAAGAAAGCGCAACTGATTCAACCGCAGCCGAATCCACGCCTGCAGAACCGGTCGCAGAAACAGCAGAAAACACCAAACAAGAATCCGCCGACACGACAAAGGTCGCCGCAGATACAACTAGCGCAGCCACCGCAGAAAAGTCCGCCGCCGCAAAGAAGCTCAAAGCCAAGATCAACAAGCTCCTCGTCAAGAATACCGTCGTAACTGCAACGGACCACACCATCATCCGCCCGTTCAATTACAAGGTAAGCGCCATTACCGTTAGCGGTCAGAACATCAACTACGACACGCCTTGCGACGTGACCGTTTCCGCAGCATTCCCCGAAGGCGGTAGCCTCTCGCTCAAGTACCATGGTGCACTCAGCAACCTCAAGACGATGGACATCTACATCAGCATCAAGAACCTCGTACTTAAGCACTTCTCGAATTACTCGTTGCACTACACCGCCTACCCGCTCAAGGCAGGCACGCTCGCTTTCGCTAGCGAAAACAAGATTGTAGACCGCAACCTCGACAGCAAGAACACTATCGACATTTACAACATCACCGTCGGTGACAAGGTAGACGACATTGATCCGGAATACACCGTCCCGATGAAGATTGGTCTCTACATCTTGAAGGACAAGGACGACAAGATTCAGTTCGACGTCCCGGTCAAGGGCAATTTGGATGACCCGGAATTCTCTTACGGCAAGATTATTTGGAAGACCGTCGTGAACCTGCTCGTGAAGGTTGCCATCTCTCCGTTCAGACTCGTCGGAAACCTCGCCATGGCAGGCGCCAACGCCCTCGGCTTTGACCTCGGCAAGAACAACGAAGTGCTGATTGATGCCAACACCGAAACGTTCACTAGCGAACAGTACGCGAAAGCAATCAAGATGACGGAAATGCTCCAGAAGGATCCGAAGTTAATGCTGACCTTCACGCAGTACTACAACCCGAGAAAGACAGCCAAGGAATACAAGGTCAAGCAGCTCAAGATTGACTTCTACAAACAAAAGAACAACAAGACGGAACTGAACGAGCTCGACTACAGGGCCATCGAAGAAATCAAGGATAAGGACAAGGAGTTCCAAGCCTACGTCAAGGAACATTCCGCCGAAATCGACAAGAACTACATGATGAAGGTTCTCCCGCAAATGGCAACCAAGCGCAACAACGATCTCCTCAAGGTCTTGCGCGCACAGCCGGGAGTCACAAAGAAGAACCTGAAGGTCATCACGGCACCGAGAGACGCGCTCCGCGGCTACAAGGACAAGCCGATGTATAAAGTCAATGTAGACGTGCAATAA
- a CDS encoding UbiA family prenyltransferase → MISTIYKLFKMTRPVNIVIAIITLLVGYTLLQHNPTLPVLILQMLGFATAIGFANIQNDILDLECDKLSHPERPLATGEVSVKAARITCYTLAAITLLCGIGDSVIQNIRFIDIVKDPEHALDFGWMGALILSFPMWFFALLCALLVAYNRTLKRSPALKNITVAFLCTTPLLYAVQHFFNFSNHDFPEEHMWAIIPAIPFAFLLTIAREIYKDLEDKTGDLKAGIMTFPLVVGDKVARRLAGDIIIFTWISLPLPVFFLDKLFDHNYPPIFLAMTAATLTPCFFIVIMSASSQNYRRAQTFTKFAMLLGLISLLFCSIVQ, encoded by the coding sequence ATGATTTCTACGATCTATAAGCTTTTTAAGATGACTCGTCCCGTGAATATCGTGATTGCCATAATCACACTTCTCGTGGGCTACACTTTACTACAGCACAACCCCACCCTCCCTGTTTTAATCCTGCAAATGCTCGGTTTTGCCACCGCCATCGGATTCGCCAACATCCAAAACGACATTCTCGATTTGGAGTGCGACAAGCTGAGCCACCCGGAACGCCCCCTTGCTACCGGCGAAGTTTCGGTCAAGGCAGCCCGCATAACATGCTATACCTTGGCAGCTATAACACTTCTTTGCGGAATTGGCGATAGCGTCATACAAAATATCAGATTCATTGATATTGTTAAAGACCCAGAACACGCTCTTGATTTCGGCTGGATGGGCGCACTCATCTTGTCTTTCCCGATGTGGTTCTTTGCATTGCTTTGCGCACTACTCGTTGCATACAACCGCACGCTCAAGCGTTCTCCAGCACTCAAGAACATCACAGTCGCGTTCCTTTGCACAACTCCGCTACTGTATGCCGTTCAACATTTCTTTAACTTTTCGAACCACGACTTTCCTGAAGAACACATGTGGGCCATCATCCCCGCGATTCCATTTGCGTTTTTGCTGACCATCGCCCGTGAAATCTACAAGGACTTGGAAGACAAAACGGGAGACCTCAAGGCTGGCATTATGACATTCCCGCTCGTTGTTGGAGACAAAGTAGCAAGAAGACTTGCTGGCGATATCATCATTTTCACGTGGATTTCGCTCCCACTCCCGGTTTTCTTTTTAGACAAACTTTTCGACCACAATTATCCGCCGATTTTCCTCGCCATGACAGCAGCGACACTAACCCCTTGTTTCTTCATCGTCATCATGAGTGCAAGCAGCCAAAATTACCGTCGTGCACAGACATTCACAAAATTTGCAATGTTACTCGGGCTCATTTCACTCCTATTTTGCTCAATAGTCCAATAA
- a CDS encoding YdcF family protein: MSIIRKSDKNDRKKKNFSVGIALLILFVIAVLTYAIFEKSGHWLVQNDEVDHVKWVAVLDGQTADLERSDYAANLVKEGKADSVLLLGRRVYRERSNSEFYAEDFMKLGAFDSNAVFLVPHNDPSTISEAYSIIPWLKKHNIDTVLLLTDAASTYRVKRIFQKLSGNSPVYVTKDIHHVTYNPNCWYSNRESRKTWLRGWAALFASYLDLFNTDTLEAVDSSYYKPIKSYAEYKREFRSNVNLQKLLPKIEDKIKTESEKETVKDSVKTSVTESSKTQEKAPEKAQAKETPKATAKETPKDKAAEKKTDAKAPNKTPAKQGKK, from the coding sequence TTGTCAATAATTCGCAAATCCGACAAGAACGATCGAAAGAAAAAGAACTTCAGCGTGGGCATAGCGCTGCTGATTTTATTTGTTATTGCAGTCCTCACATACGCCATTTTTGAAAAGAGCGGTCACTGGCTTGTCCAAAATGATGAAGTCGACCACGTCAAATGGGTTGCAGTACTCGACGGACAAACCGCAGATCTTGAACGTAGCGATTATGCGGCAAATCTCGTCAAAGAAGGCAAAGCCGATTCCGTATTGCTCCTTGGTCGCCGTGTCTACCGAGAACGCAGCAATTCCGAATTCTACGCCGAAGACTTTATGAAGCTCGGTGCATTTGATAGCAATGCCGTTTTCCTTGTTCCGCACAACGACCCCTCCACCATTAGCGAAGCCTACTCTATTATTCCTTGGTTAAAAAAGCATAATATCGATACAGTTCTCTTGCTGACTGATGCAGCATCGACGTATCGCGTCAAGAGAATTTTCCAAAAACTTTCGGGCAATAGCCCTGTTTACGTGACCAAAGACATCCATCACGTGACATACAATCCCAACTGCTGGTACAGCAATCGCGAGTCGCGCAAAACCTGGCTCCGTGGCTGGGCAGCACTCTTTGCTTCATACCTTGACCTGTTCAACACAGACACGCTTGAAGCAGTCGATTCCTCTTATTACAAGCCCATTAAATCTTACGCAGAATACAAGCGCGAGTTTCGTTCGAACGTCAACTTGCAAAAGCTCCTACCAAAGATTGAAGACAAGATAAAGACAGAATCGGAGAAAGAAACCGTTAAGGATTCCGTGAAAACGTCTGTGACAGAATCAAGCAAGACGCAGGAAAAAGCTCCTGAAAAAGCACAAGCCAAGGAAACGCCCAAAGCCACGGCTAAAGAAACGCCGAAGGATAAGGCTGCGGAAAAGAAGACTGATGCTAAAGCGCCTAACAAGACGCCAGCAAAGCAAGGCAAGAAATAA